Proteins from a genomic interval of Lycium ferocissimum isolate CSIRO_LF1 chromosome 2, AGI_CSIRO_Lferr_CH_V1, whole genome shotgun sequence:
- the LOC132036520 gene encoding uncharacterized protein LOC132036520 gives MAKAMDIAISWHGVFALILCPLIALSSTSSTSIVCANELSLVVSQSTTLQISPGIVVENSPGSKPGTKVICERVNIHGLSRLKSLRKYAHSVKVNVSYLNPSGRLPNAEVCFHRNHSLAIGMCSPDQWMKLTKGSWVRSMSPFDHKFLDIRMASSSMGTFQVSLNEDFFLYRVVFLVLGILLLTLASFLSKSLVFYYGGGMAVGVFLVILMVLFQGMKLLPTGRKSSLAIFLYSSMIGVGSFILSYVPQMLRSILNEIGIGEDMYNPLAIFLLLFLVIAGAWLGFWVVHKLVLAEDGSIDTGVSQFVGWSIRIVAAALVLQSSVDPLLSIEALICGILISSILRRLFRPKYVLRFFKNLSQIDMSYPWESQDSYTSPIKGPYDSRTFKRNLNDTISQGSPLKPRSFLSETDTFYSTFHDTPERKKLSKDEYDKLTKETTKKAMEELVSSPDFSKWAVAHADRITLAPKKEATARQKRWYQWL, from the exons ATGGCAAAAGCAATGGATATAGCAATTTCTTGGCATGGAGTATTTGCTCTAATTCTCTGTCCCCTCATCGCATTAAGTTCCACGTCATCAACCTCCATAGTCTGTGCTAATGAACTTTCTTTAG TTGTATCTCAATCTACCACGCTGCAGATATCTCCAGGAATAGTAGTGGAAAACTCTCCTGGCTCTAAGCCAggaactaaagtcatttgtgagagAGTTAATATCCATGGCTTGTCAAGGCTAAAAAGTCTGAGGAAGTATGCCCATTCAGTAAAAGTGAATGTATCATATCTGAATCCAAGTGGGCGTCTACCTAATGCTGAGGTCTGTTTCCATAG GAATCATTCCCTTGCAATTGGGATGTGCTCGCCAGACCAATGGATGAAACTAACAAAGGGTTCATGGGTGAGATCAATGTCACCTTTCGATCACAAGTTCTTGGATATTAGGATGGCAAGCTCATCTATGGGAACTTTTCAGGTCTCGCTGAATGAAG atttttttttgtatcgtGTTGTGTTTCTGGTACTGGGGATATTGTTACTTACTCTGGCATCCTTCCTTAGCAAGTCTCTAGTATTTTACTATGGTGGTGGAATGGCAGTAGGGGTTTTTCTTGTGATACTGATGGTTCTTTTCCAG GGAATGAAGCTTCTTCCGACTGGTAGGAAGAGTTCACTAGCAATATTCTTGTATTCATCCATG ATTGGTGTAGGATCTTTCATTCTAAGCTATGTGCCACAGATGTTGCGTTCAATACTTAACGAGATTGGTATTGGTGAAGACATGTACAACCCT CTGGCAATATTTTTGCTGCTTTTCCTCGTGATTGCTGGAGCTTGGTTGGGGTTTTGGGTTGTTCACAAACTTGTACTTGCAGAAGATGGATCGATTGACACCGGAGTGTCTCAATTTGTTGGTTGGTCCATTCGAATTGTTGCTGCCGCGTTGGTTCTTCAG AGTTCTGTGGATCCTTTATTGTCTATCGAGGCGTTGATATGTGGAATTCTGATCTCATCAATCTTGAGGAGATTATTCCGTCCCAAATATGTTCTGCGCTTTTTCAA GAATTTATCACAAATAGACATGAGTTATCCCTGGGAATCTCAGGATTCGTACACATCACCGATTAAAGGGCCATATGATTCCAGGACTTTCAAGAGAAATCTAAATGACACAATCAGCCAAG GTTCTCCTCTCAAGCCACGAAGCTTCTTGTCAGAAACAGATACATTCTATTCTACGTTCCACGACACTCCTGAACGGAAGAAGCTTTCAAAGGATGAGTATGACAAGTTAACTAAAGAAACCACAAAGAAGGCTATGGAAGAGCTTGTTTCTTCCCCAGATTTTAGCAAATGGGCTGTCGCTCACGCAGATAGGATTACTCTTGCTCCAAAGAAAGAGGCAACTGCTAGACAGAAAAGGTGGTACCAATGGCTATGA